A single window of Periplaneta americana isolate PAMFEO1 chromosome 14, P.americana_PAMFEO1_priV1, whole genome shotgun sequence DNA harbors:
- the LOC138713817 gene encoding general transcription factor 3C polypeptide 6 — MSSSEEEEFLVHVEFNGMLEKDVLERNRVFFRMIGAEGRKPVMQIGNQTFSGEYRDTVGTALFFEEDAAPPGGDPVFSKTPDHQLRYVCKTRKSLQMSRVFLRRKDSSEGIDISDSDSEVNASENAKNKDKESKDSNLQRETSSDELTMEVEEFPELVHRKKKQMPKHKPEPTAGPSGASDIASSDLADLGALIAATTSKTVTAETSNIVEEQIRSVSDTIKSMETESSDVPED, encoded by the exons ATGTCGAGTAGTGAAGAGGAGGAATTTTTGGTCCATGTGGAATTTAATGGAATGCTAGAGAAAGATGTTCTGGAGAGGAATCGAGTTTTTTTTAGAATGATAGGAGCTGAAGGAAGGAAACCTGTAATGCAGATTGGGAATCAG ACATTTTCTGGAGAATATCGTGATACTGTGGGGACAGCACTTTTCTTTGAAGAGGATGCAGCCCCACCTGGTGGGGACCCAGTCTTCTCAAAGACACCAGATCACCAGCTCAGATACGTATGCAAGACCCGGAAATCACTACAGATGTCGAGAGTGTTTCTGAGGAGGAAGGATTCCTCCGAGGGCATAGACATTTCCGACTCAGATTCAGAAGTAAATGCCAGTGAAAATGCCAAGAATAAAGATAAAGAAAGTAAAGATTCCAACCTTCAACGTGAAACTTCTTCAGATGAACTGACAATGGAAGTAGAAGAATTTCCTGAACTCGTTCACAGAAAGAAGAAGCAAATGCCGAAACACAAGCCTGAACCTACTGCAGGGCCGTCTGGGGCATCAGATATAGCCAGCAGTGATTTAGCAGACTTAGGAGCTTTGATAGCAGCAACGACATCGAAGACAGTTACAGCTGAAACCTCGAACATTGTTGAGGAACAGATAAGGAGTGTCAGTGATACTATTAAGAGTATGGAAACAGAATCTTCTGATGTACCTGAAGATTAA
- the Atg5 gene encoding autophagy protein 5 yields the protein MANDREVLREIWEGRLPVCFQLDSEEVHSLQAPDAYYLMVPRLSYFPLVTDKVRKHFMRHIHPDKQEAEMWLDFNGQPLRWHYPIGVLFDMYVSDIQLPWNIIVHFDKFPEDELLHCPCREVVESHFMSCVKEADVLKHRSQVVSNMQKKDHNQLWLGLQNDKFDQFWAVNRKLMEASGEEVFKYIPFRCYRGEGPFIQRLVRPVTEEGQRKTLYHLMQEVFPNETDLHVMTHGIEPPWETPLQWMSEHLSYPDNFLHLCVQMS from the exons ATGGCGAACGATAGAGAGGTTCTTAGAGAAATATGGGAGGGAAGGTTGCCAGTTTGTTTCCAGTTAGATTCTGAAGAAGTACATTCTCTTCAGGCTCCCGATGCATATTACTTGATGGTTCCTCGTTTAAGTTACTTCCCACTCGTTACTGATAAG GTCCGCAAGCACTTTATGAGGCATATTCATCCAGACAAGCAGGAGGCGGAGATGTGGCTTGATTTCAATGGACAGCCTTTGAGATG GCATTATCCAATTGGAGTGCTGTTTGACATGTACGTCTCTGACATCCAGCTACCATGGAACATCATAGTCCACTTCGACAAGTTTCCAGAAGATGAACTTCTGCATTGTCCTTGCAG GGAAGTAGTGGAATCTCACTTCATGTCGTGTGTGAAGGAAGCGGACGTACTCAAGCACCGCAGCCAGGTAGTGTCCAACATGCAGAAGAAGGATCACAACCAGTTGTGGCTTGGACTGCAGAATG ATAAATTTGACCAGTTTTGGGCAGTTAATCGGAAACTTATGGAAGCGAGTGGTGAAGAGGTGTTCAAGTACATCCCATTCCGATGCTACCGTGGTGAAGGGCCTTTCATTCAGCGGCTTGTGAGGCCAGTCACAGAAGAAGGGCAGCGCAAAACGTTATACCATCTGATGCAAGAAGTGTTTCCGAATGAAACTGACC TCCATGTAATGACACACGGCATCGAACCCCCGTGGGAAACCCCATTGCAGTGGATGAGCGAGCACCTCAGCTACCCAGACAACTTTCTGCATCTCTGTGTGCAGATGTCGTAG